Below is a window of Paenibacillus antri DNA.
TTTTCGTTCTTAAGTCTATGTTTTTAATGGTTTTTTAGCTTCTTTACAACAAATCCAGCATCCGGCCCTACACCCCTTAAGGTGGCGGACGAAAAGGATCGCTGCCCTTCAAGCCCAACATAATACAGTCCCGGAACGACACTTATCCCCCCGCGATGCAACGGTTTTCCACCTTCATCGAGTGCCCCGATCCCTTCAAGGTACGGCAAATTAGGTCTGTACCCCGTTGCAAAGATGACTGTATCCACCTGTTCTTTTTGTCCATTCGGCCAAACTACGCCATCGTCATAAAAGCGTGTAAACATGGGTTGTTGATCCGGTTGCCCGGCAGAGATTCTTTCTTCATACCTCCCCGTGTCATTTACTGCGCTTGAACTCGGTGCGGTTTTTCTGAACCGCCAGAACGGAAAGGTATCAAAGCCGATTAGCCGGACCCAGAAATGCAAATCCAGGCCCAAAAAACGTTGTTTTACAAATTGAACGGGACGTAACACTGCTAAAGACGTTTTACTTACCTCCGCCAGTTCTACCCCGATTTGAACAGCTGAGTTCCCGCGTCCTACTACTACTACCCGTTGATTCCGAAAAGACGTCGGATTTCGATACTCGGATGAATGGATAATACGTCCTTGAAATAGCTCCTCTCCGGGGATCGCGGGCTTATAGGGATTGTGAAACGACCCGGTTGCATTGATGATTGTACGGGAACGGAATTGATCGCCAGCTGTGGTGCGAATTACAAACCCGAATCCCTCTTTCTCAACGGACTCCACCCGCTGCTTCAACTGAACCGGCAGTTGAAATTTGTCCCGGTATTCTTGTAAGTAACGAATGACCTCATCTCTCGTGGGATAGCCATTCGGTTCACCCGGAAACTTCATTCCCGGGAGCGAAGAGAAGCCGGCCGGCGAAAAGAGCTTCAAACTATCGTAGTAACGAGGCCATGACCCGGTGGCTTCTTCACCTGCTTCTAAGATCAAGAATCGGAGCCCCTTCTTCTTTAGATGATACCCGGAGGCGAGTCCAGCTTGCCCTCCTCCAATAATGATGCAATCATAAACGATATCCATCATAGCGCCTCCATTTTTACTTGCAATTTGCAAGTATCATCCGAAAAAAAATCACCCATTTTGGGTGGAACAGCATAAACTTGTTTTCGACATGGCTCCATTAAGGAGTCTCAGTGAACGAAGGACTGTTTCTTTTTCAAATTCGTTCATATGGGAGAAAACCTCATCTAGATAGGCGTTGATTTGTTTATCGATCGTCGCAGCCACGAACCTCCCTTCCGTCGTCAACGAAAGAACGTATACCCTTCGATCGTCAGGATCGGACGTCTTCTTCACTAAATTCATCTTCATTAAAGATTGAACTTGTCGGCTAAAAGTCGTAATGTCGGTACCTAGTGCCTCCGCAACCTGCTGTATAGATGGGTTATGCTGACGATCGATTTCGTAAAGAATATGACTTTGGACTAGGGAAATGTCAAACCCGCCGGCGGAACAACAGTTTTTGTTTAGAAAACCAAACCTACGGGTTAAGATCTGGAATAGTTCGCGAACGTTTTCCATGAGAATCACCTCTAGACCTTGTTTTATCGAATTTAATTGCATTTTGCAAGTAAATAATATCTTAACACCTGTTGCGATGACAATATAATCAATTAATTATATAATGATAACCGAATGGATAAGGGGGTTCTAACCGATGATAAAACCAATTCGGATTTATTTCCTCTGTATGCAAAATCGTTGCAGGAGCCAAATCGCCGAAGCTTATGCGAAGCATTACGGCGGTCCAAACATTATTGTCCAGAGCGCCGGCTTGGAAGGCGAGGAAGTCCACCCGTTAACGATTGAGGCGATGAAGGAGGAAGGAATTGATCTCAGCGCCCACTTTTCGAAGAAGATCGACATGAAG
It encodes the following:
- a CDS encoding MarR family winged helix-turn-helix transcriptional regulator; translated protein: MENVRELFQILTRRFGFLNKNCCSAGGFDISLVQSHILYEIDRQHNPSIQQVAEALGTDITTFSRQVQSLMKMNLVKKTSDPDDRRVYVLSLTTEGRFVAATIDKQINAYLDEVFSHMNEFEKETVLRSLRLLNGAMSKTSLCCSTQNG
- a CDS encoding flavin-containing monooxygenase; protein product: MDIVYDCIIIGGGQAGLASGYHLKKKGLRFLILEAGEEATGSWPRYYDSLKLFSPAGFSSLPGMKFPGEPNGYPTRDEVIRYLQEYRDKFQLPVQLKQRVESVEKEGFGFVIRTTAGDQFRSRTIINATGSFHNPYKPAIPGEELFQGRIIHSSEYRNPTSFRNQRVVVVGRGNSAVQIGVELAEVSKTSLAVLRPVQFVKQRFLGLDLHFWVRLIGFDTFPFWRFRKTAPSSSAVNDTGRYEERISAGQPDQQPMFTRFYDDGVVWPNGQKEQVDTVIFATGYRPNLPYLEGIGALDEGGKPLHRGGISVVPGLYYVGLEGQRSFSSATLRGVGPDAGFVVKKLKNH